Proteins from a genomic interval of Trachemys scripta elegans isolate TJP31775 chromosome 25, CAS_Tse_1.0, whole genome shotgun sequence:
- the LOC117869925 gene encoding uncharacterized protein F54H12.2-like, whose amino-acid sequence MDLNNTLLYLCCKFVKGDGTELAVDAEVGLVNYPVASIFSQLDVTLGDRLINQSNNCYPYRTFIESVLNYSDDTLATQFSAGLFYKDIAGQHKETELDGGNLGFVRRAKLTAESRMVELLGHLHSDLFFQVAAEGFKLRIVSASLFVKKVRVALGVRLGHAEALLTANAKYPVDRVGMKVFSIPTGSRVSNQENLFLGQLSKMLVLGFVDNDAFSGNYAKNPFNFKHYDINFVALYVDGEQIPTKPLQPDFEAGRCVREYMNLVQTAGKHMKDCSLLIDREEFAQGYTLFAFDLSPDQECADHYSLIKTGNLRAEIRFGKALMVTVNMIVYGVFDNVIEINQRRNILFDYM is encoded by the exons atggatttaaacaaCACGCTGCTGTACCTGTGTTGCAAGTTTGTAAAAGGAGACGGAACTGAACTCGCCGTGGACGCCGAAGTGGGTCTGGTGAATTACCCCGTGGCCTCTATTTTCAGTCAGTTGGATGTCACGCTGGGAGACCGCCTCATAAACCAAAGCAACAACTGCTACCCTTACAGAACCTTTATAGAATCGGTGCTCAATTACAGCGACGACACCCTCGCCACGCAATTTTCCGCCGGCCTGTTTTACAAAGACATTGCTGGACAACATAAAGAAACAGAGTTGGATGGAGGGAATCTAGGGTTTGTGAGGCGTGCAAAGCTGACGGCCGAGAGCAGAATGGTAGAGCTGCTGGGCCATTTACACAGCGACCTGTTTTttcaagt TGCAGCTGAAGGCTTTAAACTGCGCATTGTATCAGCGtccctttttgtgaagaaagtacGGGTGGCCCTGGGAGTACGTCTGGGGCACGCGGAGGCCCTGCTTACTGCTAATGCTAAATACCCCGTGGACCGTGTGGGAATGAAAGTGTTTAGCATCCCCACGGGCAGCAGGGTCAGTAACCAGGAAAACCTGTTCTTGGGACAGTTATCCAAAATGCTTGTCCTAGGGTTTGTGGATAACGATGCCTTTAGCGGAAATTacgctaaaaatccctttaattttaaacattacgaTATTAATTTTGTGGCCTTGTATGTGGATGGTGAACAGATACCGACCAAGCCTCTGCAACCGGACTTTGAGGCAGGACGCTGCGTGAGAGAATACATGAATTTGGTACAGACAGCTGGTAAACACATGAAAGATTGTTCTCTGTTAATCGACCGTGAGGAGTTTGCACAGGGTTACACCTTGTTTGCCTTTGACCTATCTCCCGACCAGGAATGCGCTGATCACTATTCCCTGATTAAAACCGGGAACCTGAGAGCAGAAATACGTTTTGGGAAGGCTTTAATGGTTACCGTCAATATGATTGTGTATGGGGTTTTTGACAATGTCATAgaaataaatcagaggagaaacaTTCTGTTTGACTACATGTGA